The following is a genomic window from Thunnus maccoyii chromosome 13, fThuMac1.1, whole genome shotgun sequence.
CTAAAACATCAATTTAATTCAAACTTCTGGTTAATACAGGACAACAAGCAATTTAAGTCAGCAACctaattcatataaatattcaGAATGTGGATTTGTTTCTCCTCCAGATTTGAAAGTTGGAGCTTAAATAACTCAAACTCTGAATTattcaaataatgaaatagttAAAAGTTGTTCAGTGTTACTCTGGTTGAGTAATATGGATATCTATCTTTTAGTTTTGTAAGGTACTTTGTTAACTGgaatccacaaacacacacataggaaGTGCATCAAGCAAAATATAGGAAATATAACTTGATGGTGTTAACTGATAAACACATCTTGTGTTAAGAAACTGACAAGTTGTTGCATCACATTTAGTTTTAAACTATCCCTTCATTTGACTCTCTCACTTCtccagacagaaacagaaacagaaaaactatatataataatgtataataagGCGTTCATCCTAAAATAATGTATAACAAAAATGATATAATACTGTAATTAGTAATGAAAAGACTACATGTTAACTCCATCTACAAATTCACCCCATGAAGTAACTTTAATTTAAGAGTAAGCAGGACAACACAACTCGTTCATATGTCTTGTTGCATCCTTTAACTGACACAAATGGTTTCAACACCctgtaaaaaataaagctaATAAAGTAGTCTTAAAAAATCTATtgcaaatgataaaacaatttTGCAAGAATGAAATGTCATGCCTaagaaaaagcagaagtgtTCATGTAATTCAGAGACCAGTCATTACATGCAAACTTATCTTTGGTCTTCTAGAGAGCTGAGGGAAGAGGTGTGACCAAATATGAGATTAAGTCCcaacacacaccacacagcaCAAAACCTTTGATAAACCAATGTAAGAGCACACTGTGCACTGTGACgtttctgtgttttaacaatcaattaaatgtaaatatgcttaataattaaaaaagagTTAAAACAAAGATGTATTACATCatgtaaagataaaaaagaggataaaaatcAAGGAAtacttgaaaatatatatatatttttgaagaaaatattaaatattatacaaaAGATTAGCCACAGTGTGATTCAAATGATGCACCTGAATGTTTGAGCTCCTTTGGCAGGTTTTCATACTGATGCCAGTCATAACCCAGGAGTACATTACAAGTGATGAATGATAATATATGTCTTTGTAAAAACGCTGCACACTGTGTATCACCTGCTTTCATGGACCTTAGCgtacacacattcatcttcTGTTGGTTTAACAGTTTTCCGAGGTCGCCCTGAAAACTTGACTTGGCCGTACTCCACCTCCATCTCTGCCGTCTGATGCATCTGCCTCCATTGCTGCTGCACGATCTTCACATCAGCGTAGGTCAGTTCTTGCTCATCTTCTTCTCCTGTAGAGTGGAAGCAGGAACACATAAAACGCTGCATAACTACACATACTCAGTGATAACAGTGTATTGTTGAGGaaattctttgacattttgggcaGTAGACTTGAAAAGATTAATAGCACTCTCCTGtttgtacattaaatatgaagcgaTAGTCAGGAGACAGTAGTtcagcttagcacaaagactggaaacggcTAGTCAGACTCTgtcaaaaaggttaaaaaatcatcccacctctaaagttcactaattaacaagatataacatgaataactgaactttagaggtgctggtaggtggatttttatACCTTCGTatggagccaggctagctgtttccccctgtttctagtctttgtgctaagctaagctaactggctgttagctttacatttaaaaaacatataagagtggtattgatcttctcctctaactctgagaaagaaagcaaatcagtgtcccaaaatgtcaaactattcctttaatctaTAAGTAGACAAGAAACAATCATCTTTGAGTGcagtgatgaaaaaagaaactttgtACCTTtaggtttgttgttttgctttttcctgtGACTACAGACGACTGCCACCCCGACTACTGACAGAATTACTAGCGCTGAGAGAACACCAGCCATTACTGGAAAATGACATGTTGTAGTGATAAAAGACACAAGAGGAACACAGATCTTTCAGTAACCATGTTCTTAATGAAAGGTGTTATTATGCACATATACAtgagacaaaaggagaaaatgacatGAATGAATCCACTGCAGCAGAGTTAGTTTTCACTTACTAATGTGACTGTACCATGGGTCATCACTGCTGGAGTTGGTCACAGTTTCATTTGAGGGTTTAATTGACACTGTGATGCCAGTTTTCTTACCTGTAATGTCTGTGATCATGGGAGGGGTTGTTGTTGGATCAATACACAGGGTGTTATTGGCTGAAAACACCCACTGTGATATGTTTGTCCCGTCGGGTAAGGTGCAGTTGATGAATATGAAGCCTacggacaaacaaacagatcaagTGTgactaatgtacagtgtaataattaattatcaagTTGATTTCTAGTTATGTTCTGTCTCACCACACGTAGATATCTTTGTTTCGTTCGAGACATTACTGACGTGATTCCTGACCGAGCAGACCAGTAGTCCTGAGACGTCTTGTTTCAGAGTGATGTTGTTGGTCTCTTTATTTCCAGAGAGGAGCTGAgcgtctgtcagtgtgtgtccatCCAGAGTCCAGCTGTATTGCGGACTGTCCCCTCCCTCAGAGGAGCAGGAcaccctcatctctctctgggACAAACACTCAGAGTCCAGCAGGACAGAGGACACAGGAGCTgagagaaacacactcacatgacTTTTTAATGTGGCTTTAAACATATTCAGTGTTTACAATGTAAATTCATATACAGAAGTACAGACTAAAATGTTTCAGGAAATGCAACTCTATACTGTAGTTGTGTGGCGGACTTTGAGTGTTTCATGTGAAATGATTGTTTGCAAAGGTAAAATATAGAAATAGTATTTGTTCAGtagtatgtgtatttatgtaagTGTATTTACCtagtttaattttctaaaatcatttgttggtttattgtgaataatacaaattaaatgatAAGATTAATGATAGCAAAAGTAGTTATTTACCTTGAATAGACAACTGAAGAGTCCGCTGTTCTAATTCCCGTCCATTTGAATCAAAGGTTTTAAGGGTATATTCAGCACCATCAGTCCTGCTCAGGTTATTTATCCTAAATGTTCCATTACTGGGAGTAAAGATGGATCTGTCCTTCATCTCATTAGACACAATCTTATCCTCTTTCACATTAagtattgttgtgttttggttttttttccgttggtatttaaatatttctgaggTGTTGTCCATCAGCTGGAGCACCACAGTTCCTCCCAGAGCTCCATAACACTGAGCTCCATCCTGTCTGCCATCACAGTGGGTTTCAACACctggaaaaatagaaaaatacattttaaaaaagttattatCACAATGTGGTCATTCCATTTCTACTAAATTAATGACTTGGACAATGTACTATGCCAGtgcaaatattcatgttttgaaacagaaacattaaagggtacatattatgtttttttgtgattttctgttattttcatactgttatgatgttggatatctgtGTTAAATATGGTCCCagttctaaaacttgaggttaatgtacGAAAAATAATCCCTGTTAATTTTCAGgtcttcagcctgctctgaacgcttcatttgttGCGTTTTTTTCTGGTCGTGTCAAGATGGTGACCCTATATTTGCGAAACCCTCGCCAGAATTGttaggaagtagtaactttatcCCAcgccacatttcaagtgataattttaacccaaaccatgaccttcCCTGACCCAGTGCTTCTCAATTATTTTCTGTTACGCCCCCCCtaggaagaagaaaacattttgcgCCCCCCCACTCTCCGCCGCGACTATAAATAGTATCATTTGTCTATAAAATTGTTATAAGTACACCTCTGCATAACATTGTATCCTTATtaacattaaagaaaacaaaaaaagaaagaagtataGATCAACTtacaacaaataattttattaacattgtttttttagtttgtaaCAGAAAAGATTTAAAGTGCATCAATTtgcctgaaattaaaaaaaattaaatacttatttaaactataaacagtttttaaattttttaaacagttttaaataaaatcaataaataataatgaattcaAATTGAtcagcaacattaacattaaggagcacaatatataaaacactttaacctacaaaacaaaaatgaataaaacaatttgtgcggatttttttttaatcaaaatgagGAAGTCAGGATTAATGGCTACAATGAGCACGTTTTGCAGTGCTCAGCTTTTCAAAGCGGGGTTTGAAGCATGAtactgcaactctcagttcctGTTCAATGTTTAGCTGGGACCTGTACTTGGTCTTCagtgcagcaacagcagagaaGCCAGTCTCACAAAGATATGATGTTGCAAAGGGAATAAGAATGCCCATAGCCTTCTGCCCTTAGAGTGGATACTGCCTCTCTACACTCAGCCAGAATTCACTCAGTGTCTGTGATGTCAACCTCAGTCTCCATGTGGAGTCAGACGTCACATCAATGAACTGGTCTTCCTCTGCAGAGCTGAAACCAGTTGGAGCTGGTGCATTGAAAGGATCTCTGACCCAGTCATACTGGGAACTGTTTTCAGGGAAGTACTTTTTAAAGAATCCCATCAATGATGAAATATGCTGCTTGATATATGGAATCACTGAGGTGGCATCATAGTCAGTAGTGTCAACAAATTCATGCAGGTTCTCGAATGAATCAGTATTTCCTTCATCAAGTCGTCTGCCCCACATTGCAAGCTTTCGAGTGAAAGAGCTGATCTTGTCTGTGACCTGAGGGAGGTGTTTATCTTTCCCTTCAAGCTGTAGATTCAGTTCATTAGGCTTCCAAATATGTCACTCAGGTAGGCCAGTTTCACCAGGAAGTTCTCATCACTAAATTTTTCTGCGACTTCATACTTGTGCTCCTGCTTTAAAACATTCTTATCTACTCTCTGAGCTCAAAAACTCAGGACAAAACTTTTCCTCGTGACAGCCACCTTGCTTCACTGTGAAACAGCACAGCTTGGTGTTCAGCTCCCATCTCCTCACAGACAGCAAAGAAGACTCCTGTTTTTAGTGGTCTGGTCTTTATAAAATTGACTACACCTATAATGTCAGTCATAACCTCACTTAATTCAGAGGAAAGGTGCCTTGAGGCCAGTGCTTCTCTGTGTATAACACAGTGTGTCCACTCAGCATTGATGAGTGCCCGAAGTCCTTTTCTCATCCCTGCCATGGTCTGTGCACCATCACTGCAAACAGCCCATTTAGCCCATTCTCAGTCAGGAAGCAGTCCAGCATTTTGAATAGCTCTTCAGCTGTGGCTCTGTCTCTgacatatttacaaaaaagtaGATCCTCACACAGAGAGTTTGTCATGTCAAAACGTACataagacacaaacaaacagtcttTGTTGCTGTCAGTTGCTTCATCGAATTGTAAGGCAAAACGTTTGTCTTTGAGTTTATCTACCAGCTGTTCTTGAAGATCGTTAGCAATGTCATTTATACGTCTAGCGACAGTGTCAgggacagtttttatttttgcagcacTTACGTCATCCAGCATGACAGAGACCATGTCTAGTGCTGCAGGCAGTATCAGCTCCTCTGCTAtggtgtggggttttttttgcactgaGCAGTTTGGTACGCCACCTTATATGATGCTAACAGTGCTCGCTGGTTTTCTGAAGTAGCATTCACAAAGCGGGATGATTGTTGGCAATATTCGGCACGTTTTCGCTGAAAAAACTCAAGCGGCTTATCAGCGTGATTGAGGTGTAATGTCTTTAAGTGACGCCTTAATTTATTTGGCTTCATGCTGTCCGCTGCCAACATTTtaagacacagtaaacacactggTCTTTCCTCGTCTCCCACCGTAGTCACAGTGAAACTGAGCGCTACATACGCTTCATCATATTTCCTCGTCTTAGCTTTCGGGTGACTTTTGTTTGTCTAATTATCTTCGTCTCTCTCCGCCTTTCTTTCCATCCCTGCTAGGTAACTTTCCATGGTGTCTCTTGAGGGTTTGTTCACTGCACTTCATGTctcctgtcccccccccccggcATCGCACCGCCCCACTATTTGAGAAGGACTGCCCTAACCTAGGTGGTTTTTGTGCCTCAACCTGACCAGACCTTAACCTTAGCGGTGTCACATCATTAAACATTGATAATAACACATCCTTGTTGTTTTATACAGTTTCTAATAAAGAGCAGGGCAGGCATATGTTGGATATGAACTACTGTTCATTGCCAAGCAATTACAGTAAAACTATATTTCTGGAGTGATTGTGATAATTATTACTCAGCAGCACTGTGAGATGTTTTCATTCTTCCTCACAGATTCAGTCAGAATACTAAAGATATTGTATATCTCCAGGTTCCTTAAGATTTCATTATGATCATTCTGTCATTTCTGATTTTTGGTAAGTGAGAGGGTTTCCattgttcaaattaaatttcattcatATTGTGCTATCAACTGATATTTGCAAAGTCCTGAGATTTGGATCTCACTTTCAAAAATttcattagcatttatttgctCCACAACCTGTGATTTCAAAGTTAACCTACAGAAAGCTTTCAGGTTGTCACAACATCAAACCATTTACTGGCAGTCAACCGCAGCTCTAAACTATCACTAAACTATGTGTTGTGCGTCATACTCACTAATGAACAGGGTATGCACATGAAACTAATCCCTGAAATCCTAGTTGTCAGTTGATTCTTCTTTGTTAAAAGTATTTATTTGGTCAAAGCTGTTTTCTAGCATGGAACAGTATTTGAGCTGCATCAGTTAGGATGATGTCAAACTGTACTTATTGACTAAAAGTGATCTTGTGGCTgcataaaatcatcaataatgatTTCTAATTGAACACAAAACATCTTATTTGCACAATATCAAATCCAATACTAACATGTCAGATAGTGAAACAGCTCACCATGAGAGACTCCGAATAGTATCAGCAACAGTCCAACCACAGCTTCCATGTCTCCTCactgttcagcctctgttgaCCCAGTCAGCAGCTTTCAGACAAACTTCTTTACTTTATTCaatagaaaacatgaacatcc
Proteins encoded in this region:
- the LOC121910502 gene encoding uncharacterized protein LOC121910502 yields the protein MEAVVGLLLILFGVSHGVETHCDGRQDGAQCYGALGGTVVLQLMDNTSEIFKYQRKKNQNTTILNVKEDKIVSNEMKDRSIFTPSNGTFRINNLSRTDGAEYTLKTFDSNGRELEQRTLQLSIQAPVSSVLLDSECLSQREMRVSCSSEGGDSPQYSWTLDGHTLTDAQLLSGNKETNNITLKQDVSGLLVCSVRNHVSNVSNETKISTCGFIFINCTLPDGTNISQWVFSANNTLCIDPTTTPPMITDITVMAGVLSALVILSVVGVAVVCSHRKKQNNKPKGEEDEQELTYADVKIVQQQWRQMHQTAEMEVEYGQVKFSGRPRKTVKPTEDESPVSSVLLDSECLSQREMRVSCSSEGGDSPQYSWTLDGHTLTDAQLLSGNKETNNITLKQDVSGLLVCSVRNHVSNVSKEEKISMCGFIFINCTLPDGTNISQWVFSANNTLCIDPTTTPPMITDITDNSLLVFVLRAAVVLSLLGGIAIYFAWKKKKYNKVETSTRPQIKDHPENSFAMVEL